The Bernardetia litoralis DSM 6794 genome includes a window with the following:
- a CDS encoding 2OG-Fe(II) oxygenase — protein sequence MENFIDYQKLEDRKTELHKSWNDEKKAFRYIVFEDFFEAEAAEKIIQNYPKVKQVEPTGNFEEDPNWKYTTYVNQNNKFVMTEFDNQPIIKQVFEELNSQKLLDIVQQITGIEDLQADPQLFGGGLHQSTKGAFLDVHVDFNYHPETNYHRRMNIIIYMNKDWKREYEGYLELWDMDKKIQIENVEPRFNRCVIFETNEISFHGHPHSLNTPEGQSRKSIAAYYYTKTRPENEIASDHNTVYVNVEGMKGSVKNIKTGVRAFLERINKKDK from the coding sequence AAAATTAGAAGACAGAAAAACAGAACTCCATAAAAGCTGGAATGACGAAAAAAAAGCATTTCGTTATATTGTCTTTGAAGATTTTTTTGAAGCAGAAGCTGCAGAAAAGATAATTCAAAATTATCCAAAAGTAAAACAAGTAGAACCAACTGGTAATTTTGAAGAAGACCCAAATTGGAAATACACAACTTATGTCAATCAAAATAATAAATTTGTGATGACAGAGTTTGATAATCAACCTATTATCAAACAAGTTTTTGAAGAACTTAATAGCCAAAAACTTCTTGATATAGTACAACAAATCACTGGAATAGAAGATTTACAAGCTGACCCACAGCTTTTTGGAGGAGGATTGCATCAATCTACAAAAGGAGCATTTCTTGATGTTCATGTTGATTTTAATTATCACCCAGAAACCAATTATCATCGTAGAATGAACATCATTATCTACATGAATAAAGATTGGAAAAGAGAATACGAAGGATATTTAGAGCTTTGGGATATGGATAAAAAAATCCAAATAGAAAATGTAGAACCTCGTTTTAATCGCTGTGTAATTTTTGAAACTAACGAAATTTCATTTCACGGACACCCTCATTCACTCAATACACCAGAAGGACAAAGCAGAAAATCAATAGCTGCCTATTATTACACCAAAACTCGTCCAGAAAATGAAATTGCAAGCGACCATAATACCGTTTATGTAAATGTAGAGGGAATGAAAGGAAGTGTGAAAAATATCAAGACAGGTGTAAGAGCATTTTTAGAACGAATCAATAAAAAAGACAAATAA
- a CDS encoding metallophosphoesterase family protein encodes MKILHTADWHLGKKLGDFPRLEEQKEVLDELCQIADAQNVDVILIAGDLFDIPLPSNDANQLFLKTLQRLSKNGSRPVIAIAGNHDSAQYIANFSVWGSELGIFLLGYPNDKLPKLKLENGLEILRSEEGFLELMMPSWECPLRLLLTPYANELRLKTYFSLDNQEQELREFLQDLWQTQAESYLDEKGINILMGHFFVMKKGEKQPKESDDEKSILVGSAQPIYTENFPANIQYVALGHLHRYHSVVKEPFPIVYSGSLLAYSFSEAFQKKYVVLLDAKPANKKEVLNYEKIELTGCKELKRKTFSKVEEAIEWLNQDQASQKPSLIELTIETDNFLSAADAQLLYAAHKGIVGTIIPRIKGQNNELESEMDYSRNIGDLFVDFFKKQNNGQQPNQEIMQLFEEVRNGSTE; translated from the coding sequence ATGAAAATTCTTCATACAGCAGATTGGCATTTAGGAAAAAAACTGGGTGATTTTCCTCGTTTGGAGGAGCAAAAAGAAGTTTTGGACGAACTTTGTCAGATTGCTGATGCTCAAAATGTTGATGTTATTTTGATAGCTGGAGATTTATTTGATATTCCTTTGCCTTCTAATGATGCCAATCAATTATTTTTAAAAACACTTCAACGTCTTTCCAAAAATGGTTCTCGTCCTGTCATAGCGATTGCAGGAAATCACGACTCAGCTCAATATATTGCCAATTTTAGTGTTTGGGGAAGTGAGTTAGGTATTTTTTTATTGGGCTATCCAAATGATAAACTTCCAAAATTAAAACTAGAAAATGGCTTGGAAATTTTGAGAAGTGAAGAAGGTTTTTTAGAGCTTATGATGCCTTCTTGGGAATGTCCATTGCGCCTTTTGCTTACTCCTTATGCCAATGAACTACGCCTAAAAACTTATTTTAGTTTAGATAATCAAGAACAAGAATTAAGAGAATTTTTACAAGACCTTTGGCAAACACAAGCCGAAAGTTATCTTGATGAAAAAGGAATTAATATCTTGATGGGACATTTTTTTGTCATGAAAAAAGGCGAAAAACAACCCAAAGAATCAGATGATGAAAAATCTATTTTGGTAGGTTCAGCACAACCAATTTATACAGAAAATTTTCCTGCAAATATTCAGTATGTTGCTTTAGGACATTTGCATCGTTATCATTCTGTGGTCAAAGAACCTTTTCCTATTGTTTATAGTGGAAGCCTTTTGGCGTATAGTTTTTCAGAAGCATTCCAAAAAAAATATGTTGTTTTACTTGATGCAAAACCAGCAAATAAAAAAGAAGTACTCAACTATGAGAAAATAGAATTAACAGGTTGTAAAGAATTGAAACGAAAAACCTTTTCAAAAGTAGAAGAAGCAATAGAATGGCTAAATCAAGACCAAGCCAGCCAAAAGCCTTCTCTGATAGAACTTACCATAGAAACTGATAATTTTCTTTCTGCTGCTGATGCACAGCTTTTATATGCTGCTCATAAAGGAATTGTAGGAACAATTATTCCACGAATAAAAGGACAAAATAATGAACTTGAATCTGAAATGGATTATTCAAGAAATATTGGCGATTTATTTGTAGATTTCTTTAAAAAACAAAATAATGGACAGCAACCAAATCAAGAAATTATGCAGCTCTTTGAAGAGGTTAGAAATGGTAGTACTGAATAA